One part of the Xylanimonas allomyrinae genome encodes these proteins:
- the ndk gene encoding nucleoside-diphosphate kinase: MTTKTTQTDGLTVERTLVLVKPDGVRRGLSGEVLRRIEAKGYTLAAVELVQATPELLERHYAEHVDKPFFRALVDFMLSGPTLAVVAEGNRVIEGFRSLAGATDPTTAAPGTIRGDLGRAWDGPVMQNIVHGSDSPESASREIGLWFPAL, from the coding sequence ATGACGACGAAGACGACGCAGACAGACGGCCTCACCGTGGAGCGCACTCTGGTGCTGGTCAAGCCGGACGGTGTGCGCCGCGGCCTGTCCGGCGAGGTGCTGCGCCGGATCGAGGCCAAGGGGTACACGCTCGCGGCGGTCGAGCTCGTGCAGGCGACGCCCGAGCTGCTGGAGCGTCACTACGCCGAGCACGTGGACAAGCCGTTCTTCCGCGCGCTGGTCGACTTCATGCTGTCGGGCCCGACGCTCGCCGTCGTCGCCGAGGGCAACCGTGTCATCGAGGGGTTCCGGTCGCTGGCGGGTGCGACGGACCCGACGACGGCCGCGCCCGGCACGATCCGTGGCGACCTCGGCCGTGCCTGGGACGGACCGGTCATGCAGAACATCGTGCACGGCTCGGACTCCCCGGAGTCGGCGTCGCGCGAGATCGGCCTGTGGTTCCCGGCGCTCTGA
- a CDS encoding DUF4233 domain-containing protein, protein MSSKDRPAPGDRIAPKKSALVQFTSLTLQLEAFCVAFAAVALYGLRGSLYEKGPISLSDPTAIWIGGGVLFVALLVLSRLTSRPVGVAGGTLAQVLVIATGLVLPMMYLVAAVFVIMWAASLRIGARVDRERREYDAAHPETAPNV, encoded by the coding sequence GTGAGCAGCAAGGACAGGCCCGCACCGGGCGACCGCATCGCGCCCAAGAAGTCGGCCCTCGTGCAGTTCACGTCGCTGACGCTCCAGCTCGAGGCGTTCTGCGTGGCGTTCGCGGCCGTCGCGCTGTACGGGCTGCGCGGCAGCCTGTACGAGAAGGGGCCGATCAGCCTGTCCGACCCGACGGCGATCTGGATCGGCGGCGGTGTGCTGTTCGTCGCGCTGCTGGTGCTCTCGCGCCTGACGTCCCGCCCGGTGGGCGTCGCAGGCGGCACGCTCGCCCAGGTGCTCGTCATCGCGACGGGCCTCGTCCTGCCGATGATGTACCTGGTCGCGGCCGTGTTCGTGATCATGTGGGCGGCGTCGCTGCGCATCGGTGCGCGCGTCGACCGCGAGCGCCGCGAGTACGACGCCGCGCACCCCGAGACGGCGCCCAACGTCTGA